A genomic stretch from Actinomadura rubteroloni includes:
- a CDS encoding MerR family transcriptional regulator, giving the protein MRIGELAERAGVSARTLRYYESRGLLPARRSVNGYRVYGDDDLRLVEQIRTLQDFGFGLEETRPFVECLRAGHPSGDACPASLDVYRAKLAEMDALIERLRTVREEVAGHLLRAEADLRGGPEPRCELEAGA; this is encoded by the coding sequence ATGCGCATCGGTGAGCTTGCGGAACGTGCGGGGGTCAGTGCCCGCACGTTGCGGTACTACGAATCGCGGGGGTTGCTGCCGGCTCGGCGGTCCGTGAACGGGTACCGCGTGTACGGCGACGACGATCTGCGGTTGGTGGAGCAGATCCGGACGCTCCAGGACTTCGGGTTCGGCCTGGAGGAGACGCGGCCGTTCGTGGAGTGCCTGCGGGCCGGGCATCCGTCCGGGGACGCGTGCCCCGCGTCGTTGGACGTGTACCGGGCCAAGCTCGCCGAGATGGACGCGCTGATCGAGCGGCTGCGGACGGTCCGGGAGGAGGTCGCCGGGCATCTGCTGCGCGCGGAGGCCGATCTGCGCGGCGGGCCGGAGCCGCGTTGCGAACTGGAGGCTGGAGCATGA
- a CDS encoding Fpg/Nei family DNA glycosylase has translation MPELPEVESLAAFLRERAVGHAIARVDVLAISALKTYDPPITALGGLTVTAVARHGKFLDLDADGLHFVVHLARAGWLRWRDELPARAGRPGGRNPLAVRVHLDDGSGFDLTEAGTKKGLAVYVVRDPAEVPGVATLGPDPLADDFTPEALAAILKDRRTQIKGVLRDQKIVAGIGNAYSDEVLHAAKMSPFKVAATLTDDDIATLHTAIRTTLAEAVTRAEGVAAQDLKGEKKSGLRVHGRTGQECPVCGDTIREVSFADSSLQYCPTCQTGGKPLADRRMSRLLK, from the coding sequence ATGCCAGAGCTTCCCGAGGTGGAGTCGCTGGCCGCCTTCCTGCGGGAACGCGCGGTCGGCCACGCGATCGCGCGCGTCGATGTTCTCGCGATCTCCGCCCTCAAGACCTACGACCCGCCGATCACCGCGCTCGGCGGCCTGACGGTCACCGCCGTCGCCCGGCACGGCAAGTTCCTCGACCTGGACGCCGACGGGCTGCACTTCGTCGTCCACCTGGCCCGCGCCGGCTGGCTGCGCTGGCGCGACGAACTCCCGGCCCGCGCGGGCCGCCCCGGGGGCCGCAACCCGCTCGCCGTGCGCGTCCACCTGGACGACGGCTCCGGCTTCGACCTCACCGAGGCCGGAACGAAGAAGGGCCTGGCGGTCTACGTCGTCCGCGACCCGGCCGAGGTCCCCGGCGTGGCGACCCTCGGCCCCGACCCGCTGGCGGACGACTTCACGCCCGAAGCCCTCGCCGCCATCCTCAAAGACCGCCGGACGCAGATCAAGGGCGTCCTGCGCGACCAGAAGATCGTCGCGGGCATCGGCAACGCCTACTCCGACGAAGTCCTGCACGCGGCCAAGATGTCCCCGTTCAAGGTCGCCGCGACGCTGACCGACGACGACATCGCCACCCTCCACACCGCCATCCGCACCACCCTCGCCGAAGCCGTCACCCGGGCCGAGGGCGTGGCGGCCCAGGACCTCAAGGGCGAGAAGAAGTCGGGCCTGCGCGTCCACGGGCGCACCGGCCAGGAATGCCCCGTCTGCGGCGACACGATCCGCGAGGTCTCCTTCGCCGACTCGTCCCTCCAGTACTGCCCGACCTGCCAGACGGGAGGGAAACCACTGGCCGACCGCAGAATGTCCCGCCTCCTGAAATGA
- the trxA gene encoding thioredoxin: MMGTTGVVEVSDASFAEEVLGADRAVLVEFTAEWCPPCRQLAPVLAAVADEHRDRLKVVALDVDANPRTTAAYNVHSMPTLVAFRDGEPVKAVVGARSKSRLLKDFAEVL, translated from the coding sequence ATGATGGGTACTACGGGTGTCGTCGAGGTCTCGGACGCCAGTTTCGCCGAGGAGGTGCTGGGCGCGGACCGCGCGGTGCTGGTGGAGTTCACCGCGGAGTGGTGCCCGCCCTGCCGGCAGCTCGCGCCGGTGCTCGCCGCCGTGGCCGACGAGCACCGCGACCGGCTCAAGGTCGTCGCGCTCGACGTGGACGCCAACCCCCGGACCACCGCCGCGTACAACGTCCACTCGATGCCCACGCTCGTCGCCTTCCGCGATGGCGAGCCGGTGAAGGCGGTCGTCGGGGCCCGGTCCAAGTCGCGGCTGCTCAAGGACTTCGCCGAGGTGCTCTGA
- a CDS encoding heavy metal translocating P-type ATPase, whose protein sequence is MSTTELSIGGMTCASCANRVERKLNRLDGVTATVNYATEKARVEYPEGVTLDDLIATVEQAGYTAAPPAPPRAEETPADELAPLRQRLVTAVVLAVPVIVLAMAPALQFRNWQWLSLTLAAPVVVYAGWPFHRAAWTNLRHGAATMDTLVSLGTLAAFGWSLWALFVGDAGEPGMRHGFEFSATRSDGSSNLYLEAAAGVVAFILAGRYFEARSKRRAGAALRALLELGAKDVAVLRDGREQRIPVDELTAGDVFVVRPGEKVATDGVVEDGSSAVDASLLTGESVPVEVGPGDTVAGATVNAGGRLLVRATKVGADTQLAQMARLVEEAQTGKARVQRLADRISGVFVPVVIALAVATLGFWLGTGGSATAAFTAAVAVLIIACPCALGLATPTALLVGTGRGARLGILIKGPEALESTRAIDTVVLDKTGTVTTGRMALVDVITTDGVTEHDALRLAGALENASEHPIARAIAGAAAERTGPLADVADFTALDGLGVQGVVDGHAVLVGRPRLLAEWAQHLPPDLEKAMERAREQGRTAVAVGWDGAARAVLTVADQVKPTSAEAVARLRDLGLRPVLLTGDDAAVARAVADEVGIEEVIAEVLPQDKVDVVKRLQAEGRRVAMVGDGVNDAAALAQADLGLAMGTGTDVAIEASDLTLVRGDLRAAADAIRLSRRTLRTIRGNLFWAFAYNVAALPLAATGLLTPMIAGGAMAFSSVFVVSNSLRLRNFKAL, encoded by the coding sequence ATGTCCACGACGGAGCTGTCGATCGGCGGAATGACCTGCGCGTCCTGCGCGAACCGGGTTGAGCGAAAGCTCAACAGGCTCGACGGCGTCACCGCGACGGTCAACTACGCGACCGAGAAGGCCAGGGTCGAATACCCCGAGGGGGTGACTCTGGACGACCTCATCGCCACCGTCGAGCAGGCCGGATACACCGCCGCGCCCCCCGCGCCACCGCGCGCCGAGGAGACGCCGGCCGACGAACTGGCCCCGCTCCGGCAGCGGCTCGTCACCGCGGTGGTGCTGGCCGTCCCGGTGATCGTGCTGGCGATGGCCCCGGCGCTTCAGTTCCGGAACTGGCAGTGGCTGTCGCTGACGCTGGCCGCACCCGTCGTCGTCTACGCGGGCTGGCCGTTCCACCGCGCCGCCTGGACGAACCTGCGGCACGGCGCCGCCACGATGGACACGCTCGTCTCGCTCGGGACGCTCGCGGCGTTCGGCTGGTCGCTGTGGGCGCTGTTCGTCGGCGACGCGGGCGAGCCGGGCATGCGGCACGGCTTCGAGTTCAGCGCGACGCGCTCGGACGGCTCGTCCAACCTGTACCTGGAGGCGGCGGCGGGCGTCGTGGCCTTCATCCTCGCCGGTCGGTACTTCGAGGCTCGGTCCAAGCGCCGTGCGGGCGCGGCGCTGCGGGCGCTGCTGGAGCTGGGCGCGAAGGACGTCGCGGTCCTGCGGGACGGCCGCGAACAGCGGATCCCGGTGGACGAGCTGACGGCCGGGGACGTGTTCGTCGTCCGTCCCGGCGAGAAGGTCGCGACCGACGGCGTGGTCGAGGACGGCTCGTCGGCGGTGGACGCGTCGCTGCTGACCGGCGAGTCCGTCCCGGTCGAGGTCGGGCCGGGCGACACGGTCGCGGGCGCGACGGTCAACGCGGGCGGGCGGCTGCTCGTCCGGGCGACGAAGGTCGGCGCCGACACGCAGCTCGCCCAGATGGCGCGGCTGGTGGAGGAGGCGCAGACCGGCAAGGCGCGGGTGCAGCGGCTCGCCGACCGGATCTCCGGCGTGTTCGTGCCGGTCGTGATCGCCCTGGCGGTCGCGACGCTCGGGTTCTGGCTCGGGACGGGCGGGTCGGCCACCGCCGCGTTCACCGCCGCCGTCGCTGTCCTGATCATCGCGTGCCCGTGCGCGCTGGGCCTCGCCACGCCGACCGCGCTGCTGGTCGGGACGGGCCGGGGCGCCCGGCTCGGCATCCTGATCAAGGGCCCGGAGGCGCTGGAATCCACGCGCGCGATCGACACGGTCGTCCTGGACAAGACGGGCACGGTCACGACGGGCCGGATGGCGCTGGTCGACGTCATCACGACCGACGGCGTCACCGAGCACGACGCGCTGCGGCTCGCGGGGGCGCTGGAGAACGCGTCCGAGCACCCGATCGCGCGGGCCATCGCGGGCGCCGCCGCCGAACGCACCGGGCCGCTCGCGGACGTCGCCGACTTCACCGCGCTCGACGGCCTCGGCGTCCAGGGCGTGGTGGACGGGCACGCGGTGCTCGTCGGACGGCCCCGGCTGCTCGCCGAGTGGGCGCAGCACCTCCCGCCGGACCTGGAGAAGGCGATGGAACGTGCCCGCGAGCAGGGCCGCACGGCCGTCGCGGTCGGCTGGGACGGCGCGGCGCGGGCGGTCCTGACCGTCGCCGACCAGGTCAAGCCCACGTCGGCGGAGGCCGTCGCGCGGCTGCGCGACCTCGGGCTGCGGCCCGTCCTGCTCACCGGCGACGACGCGGCCGTCGCGCGGGCCGTCGCCGACGAGGTCGGCATCGAGGAGGTCATCGCCGAAGTCCTGCCGCAGGACAAGGTGGACGTCGTCAAGCGCCTCCAGGCCGAGGGCCGCCGCGTCGCGATGGTCGGGGACGGCGTGAACGACGCCGCCGCGCTCGCCCAGGCCGACCTCGGGCTCGCGATGGGCACCGGGACGGACGTGGCGATCGAGGCGTCCGACCTGACGCTCGTCCGGGGGGACCTGCGCGCGGCGGCGGACGCGATCAGGCTCTCCCGGCGGACGCTGCGGACCATCCGGGGGAACCTGTTCTGGGCGTTCGCCTACAACGTCGCGGCGCTGCCGCTGGCCGCGACGGGCCTGCTCACACCGATGATCGCGGGCGGCGCGATGGCGTTCTCGTCGGTGTTCGTCGTGAGCAACAGCCTGCGCCTGCGCAACTTCAAGGCGCTGTGA
- a CDS encoding heavy-metal-associated domain-containing protein, whose translation MSATTYTVAGMTCGHCVSSVKEEVGQIPGVTAVDVELSSGAVTVTSEAPLDEAQVRAAVEEAGYELKA comes from the coding sequence ATGAGCGCCACGACCTACACCGTCGCCGGAATGACCTGCGGCCACTGCGTCAGCTCGGTCAAGGAGGAGGTCGGCCAGATCCCCGGCGTCACGGCCGTGGACGTCGAACTCTCGTCCGGGGCCGTCACCGTCACCAGCGAGGCTCCCCTCGACGAGGCCCAGGTCCGGGCCGCCGTCGAGGAGGCCGGATACGAACTGAAGGCGTGA
- a CDS encoding LysR family transcriptional regulator, which translates to MELRHLRSFLAVMGERNFTRAARSLHLTQPALSQHIQALEREVGGPLFVRDSRRVVPTAAGEALEQPAREVLRSAARALDLARAAAGGEQGTLRVGLFAGGAAELTAPILETFAARHPAVRIALADLPPHRAEPAVRDGRVDVAFLRLPIDREFLRATTLFEEPRLLAVARRHRFADGGEITIPSYLDLPAPTIPEEMPRHFQNFWLMNDHRNGEPPRFLGERLETVNEALHFVLTAPDGCLSVAASLPRTLDVGGLVYLPIIGAEPCAVAVVSRRDHDGTLIADFHRTARAVSTELIDLVPYASLPSGQGTS; encoded by the coding sequence ATGGAACTCCGGCATCTCCGCTCGTTTCTCGCCGTCATGGGAGAACGGAACTTCACCCGGGCCGCGCGGTCGCTGCACCTCACCCAGCCCGCCCTCAGCCAGCACATTCAGGCGCTGGAACGCGAGGTCGGCGGGCCGCTGTTCGTCCGCGACAGCCGCCGCGTCGTCCCGACCGCCGCCGGCGAGGCCCTCGAACAACCCGCCCGGGAGGTGCTGCGGTCGGCGGCGCGGGCCCTCGACCTGGCGCGGGCCGCCGCAGGCGGGGAGCAGGGGACGCTGCGGGTCGGGCTGTTCGCGGGCGGCGCGGCCGAGCTGACGGCGCCGATCCTGGAGACGTTCGCGGCGCGGCACCCGGCCGTCCGGATCGCGCTGGCCGACCTCCCGCCGCACCGCGCCGAGCCCGCCGTGCGGGACGGCCGGGTCGACGTCGCCTTTCTCCGGCTGCCCATCGACCGCGAATTCCTGCGCGCGACGACCTTGTTCGAGGAGCCGCGCCTGCTGGCGGTCGCGCGGCGGCACCGTTTCGCCGACGGCGGCGAGATCACGATCCCGTCCTATCTCGACCTGCCCGCCCCCACCATTCCCGAGGAAATGCCGCGTCACTTCCAGAACTTCTGGCTCATGAACGACCACCGCAACGGCGAGCCGCCGCGTTTCCTCGGGGAACGGCTGGAGACCGTCAACGAGGCGCTGCACTTCGTGCTGACCGCGCCGGACGGCTGCCTCTCCGTCGCCGCCTCGCTCCCGCGCACGCTGGACGTCGGCGGACTGGTCTACCTGCCGATCATCGGGGCCGAGCCGTGCGCGGTGGCCGTGGTCAGCCGCCGCGACCACGACGGCACGCTCATCGCCGACTTCCACCGGACGGCCCGCGCGGTCAGCACCGAACTCATCGACCTGGTGCCGTACGCGTCGCTACCGTCGGGTCAGGGGACGTCGTAG
- a CDS encoding NADPH-dependent FMN reductase: MTDRPLNLSIIVGSSREGRFGPTISRWFEAKARERGELAVDVVDTAETRLPAMLGAPATHPSAAEATAKLEASDAFVVITPEYNHSYPGTLKNLIDTHYQQWQAKPVGFVSYGGVSGGLRAVEHLRAVFAELHAVGIRDTVSFHNPWGRVDTTGALAEPEGAGAAASVLLDRLTWWGTALRDARTVRPYAG, from the coding sequence ATGACCGACCGTCCGCTGAATCTTTCGATCATCGTCGGCAGCAGCCGCGAAGGCCGCTTCGGCCCGACGATCTCCCGCTGGTTCGAGGCGAAGGCGCGCGAGCGCGGTGAGCTGGCCGTCGACGTGGTCGACACCGCCGAGACCCGGCTGCCCGCGATGCTCGGCGCTCCCGCGACGCATCCGAGCGCCGCCGAGGCGACCGCGAAACTGGAGGCGTCCGACGCGTTCGTCGTGATCACGCCCGAGTACAACCACAGCTACCCCGGCACGCTGAAGAACCTGATCGACACCCACTACCAGCAGTGGCAGGCCAAGCCGGTCGGGTTCGTGTCGTACGGCGGCGTGTCGGGCGGGCTGCGGGCCGTCGAGCACCTGCGGGCCGTGTTCGCCGAGCTGCACGCCGTCGGGATCCGCGACACCGTCAGTTTCCACAACCCCTGGGGCCGGGTTGACACCACCGGGGCATTGGCCGAGCCGGAGGGGGCGGGCGCCGCCGCGTCCGTCCTGCTCGACCGGCTGACCTGGTGGGGGACGGCCCTGCGCGACGCCCGGACCGTCCGTCCGTACGCGGGGTGA
- a CDS encoding MarR family winged helix-turn-helix transcriptional regulator: MDKPADEPMNVVTALVRSSFLVDAVYVASARDYGLTQQQGQLLCVLMPQPYGMGELGTMLGLAKSSLSGLVDRTSARGLVRREPDPRDGRALRVALTREGRALADRFYAETCRRVDRLPSGLAEHERAQLADLLGRLVRANEVPVVFMELEDGAPA, translated from the coding sequence ATGGACAAGCCCGCGGACGAGCCCATGAACGTCGTGACGGCCCTCGTGCGCTCGTCGTTCCTGGTGGACGCCGTCTACGTCGCGTCGGCGCGCGACTACGGCCTCACCCAGCAGCAGGGGCAACTGCTGTGCGTCCTCATGCCGCAGCCGTACGGGATGGGCGAGCTGGGCACGATGCTCGGCCTGGCGAAGTCGAGCCTGTCGGGCCTGGTGGACCGGACGTCCGCGCGCGGGCTCGTCCGCCGCGAGCCCGACCCCCGCGACGGCCGCGCGCTGCGGGTCGCGCTGACCCGCGAGGGCCGGGCGCTGGCGGACCGCTTCTACGCCGAGACGTGCCGCCGCGTCGACCGCCTCCCGTCCGGGCTGGCCGAGCACGAGCGCGCCCAGCTCGCCGACCTGCTCGGCCGCCTGGTCCGGGCGAACGAGGTGCCGGTCGTGTTCATGGAGCTGGAGGACGGCGCCCCGGCCTAG
- a CDS encoding tautomerase family protein translates to MAQVKVHGRRDVWAGRQREISDLLQACLVEAWGLPEDKRFHRFFLLDEADWIVPGRDARYLIVEIVCFEGRGDAGKRALIRSLYDRVVPALGITADDLELTIIETPRQNWGIRGMAGDELTLTYSVTPPDGAG, encoded by the coding sequence GTGGCTCAGGTCAAGGTGCACGGGCGGCGGGACGTCTGGGCGGGACGGCAGCGGGAAATCTCCGATCTCCTCCAGGCGTGTCTGGTCGAGGCGTGGGGGCTGCCGGAGGACAAGCGGTTCCACCGGTTCTTCCTGCTGGACGAAGCGGACTGGATCGTTCCGGGCCGGGACGCCCGCTACCTCATCGTGGAGATCGTCTGCTTCGAGGGGCGGGGCGACGCCGGCAAGCGCGCCCTCATCCGGAGCCTCTATGACCGCGTCGTCCCGGCGCTCGGGATCACGGCCGACGATCTGGAGCTGACGATCATCGAGACGCCCCGGCAGAACTGGGGCATCCGGGGTATGGCGGGCGACGAGCTGACGCTCACCTATTCGGTGACGCCGCCGGACGGCGCCGGCTGA
- a CDS encoding GNAT family N-acetyltransferase, which translates to MFTRMGLPESARSDAARLYWAGFTRKLAPVVGGGRTVGVLADALVPAQVMGAWNGDRLVGIACLQDGPEPPLRLDRTGFRREFGILRGGWRRLLSTFVTSRPPGADELLLDVLAVSPEARGLGVGTTLLSAVADEARTRGRHRVKLEVVDTNPRAKALYERFGFRTVDTVRTPYLRRLLGFGAVDTMRYDVP; encoded by the coding sequence GTGTTCACCCGGATGGGCCTGCCCGAGTCCGCGCGCTCCGACGCCGCGCGGCTCTACTGGGCGGGCTTCACGCGCAAGCTCGCGCCCGTCGTCGGCGGCGGGCGGACGGTCGGCGTGCTCGCGGACGCGCTGGTCCCCGCCCAGGTCATGGGCGCGTGGAACGGCGACAGGCTCGTCGGCATCGCCTGCCTCCAGGACGGCCCCGAACCGCCGCTGCGCCTGGACCGCACCGGGTTCCGGCGCGAGTTCGGGATCCTGCGCGGCGGCTGGCGGCGGCTGCTCAGCACCTTCGTGACGTCCCGGCCGCCGGGCGCGGACGAACTGCTGCTCGACGTCCTCGCCGTGTCCCCGGAGGCGCGCGGCCTCGGCGTCGGTACGACCCTGCTCAGTGCGGTCGCGGACGAAGCACGCACCCGTGGACGGCACCGCGTGAAACTGGAGGTCGTGGATACGAATCCGCGCGCCAAAGCCCTCTACGAGCGTTTCGGTTTCCGGACCGTCGACACCGTCCGCACGCCCTACCTACGCCGCCTGCTGGGATTCGGCGCGGTGGACACCATGCGCTACGACGTCCCCTGA
- a CDS encoding TenA family protein, which translates to MSLAARLEELGRPLVEEQLCHPTVAGIARGDLDAAVFRSWLEQDYLFLLDYVRVFSRLAWQAPSAHLGDLVDLAHATFHDELALHRSLSGAFGADLDGARPGPACVAYTTFLLDAAADYGDGLAALYPCMWGYSRLGALLAANPPAEPRFRRWVDTYADPEFAALARRIGQMIDEAAPDPVRAERLFLDGMRHELAFWDVPT; encoded by the coding sequence ATGAGTCTTGCCGCCCGTCTGGAGGAACTCGGCCGTCCGCTGGTCGAGGAGCAACTGTGCCACCCCACCGTCGCCGGGATCGCCCGGGGCGACCTGGACGCGGCGGTGTTCCGGTCCTGGCTCGAACAGGACTACCTGTTCCTGCTGGACTACGTCCGCGTGTTCTCCCGGCTCGCCTGGCAGGCGCCGTCCGCGCACCTCGGCGACCTGGTGGACCTCGCGCACGCCACCTTCCACGACGAGCTGGCCCTGCACCGGTCGCTGTCCGGCGCGTTCGGCGCCGACCTGGACGGCGCCCGCCCCGGCCCCGCCTGCGTCGCCTACACGACGTTCCTCCTGGACGCCGCCGCCGACTACGGCGACGGGCTGGCCGCCCTGTACCCGTGCATGTGGGGTTATTCCCGGCTCGGTGCGCTGCTGGCCGCGAACCCGCCGGCGGAGCCGCGCTTCCGCCGCTGGGTCGACACCTACGCCGATCCGGAGTTCGCCGCGCTGGCCCGGCGGATCGGGCAGATGATCGACGAGGCCGCGCCCGACCCCGTCCGGGCCGAGCGCCTGTTCCTGGACGGCATGCGCCACGAACTCGCCTTCTGGGACGTTCCAACCTGA
- a CDS encoding NAD(P)/FAD-dependent oxidoreductase, which translates to MSRTVAVVGGGYGGAAVAKALDEDADVVLIEPKDAFVHASGALRALVAPDWAHNIFFPYDRLLRRGTVVRDRAVAVDPRGVTLASGRRVDADYIVLATGSGYPYPARPETDVAAEALARLRATHDELARAGRVLIAGAGPVGLELAGEIKAVWPDKAVTVLDPAAELLPGFLPETRADLHRQLDGLGVDLRLGVAPAEPPPVGPGREKTFTVATTDGGEITADLWFRCHGVDVNGDWLDPAVAPRTAAGHVRVTPGLNVEGHDHVFALGDLADVAEAKMAGNAMRHAEVVAANIRARLAGAEPTAVHRPAPFPSALVPLGPSGGVGQIPAPSGDGPMALPAATVAEYKGRDLMVGRFVELFGRDG; encoded by the coding sequence ATGAGCCGAACTGTCGCGGTCGTCGGCGGCGGGTACGGCGGCGCCGCCGTCGCCAAGGCCCTGGACGAGGACGCCGACGTCGTCCTCATCGAGCCGAAGGACGCGTTCGTCCACGCGTCCGGCGCCCTGCGCGCCCTGGTCGCCCCCGACTGGGCGCACAACATCTTCTTTCCGTACGACCGGCTGCTGCGGCGGGGCACGGTCGTCCGCGACCGGGCCGTCGCGGTGGACCCGCGCGGCGTCACCCTCGCCTCGGGGCGGCGCGTCGACGCGGACTACATCGTCCTCGCGACCGGGTCCGGCTACCCGTATCCGGCCAGACCGGAGACCGACGTGGCCGCCGAGGCGCTCGCGCGGCTGCGCGCCACGCACGACGAGCTGGCCCGCGCCGGACGCGTGCTGATCGCGGGCGCCGGGCCGGTCGGGCTGGAGCTGGCGGGCGAGATCAAGGCCGTCTGGCCGGACAAGGCGGTGACCGTCCTCGACCCCGCCGCCGAGCTGCTGCCCGGCTTCCTGCCCGAGACGCGCGCCGACCTGCACCGCCAGTTGGACGGCCTCGGCGTCGACCTGCGGCTCGGCGTCGCGCCCGCCGAGCCCCCGCCCGTCGGGCCCGGCCGGGAGAAGACCTTCACCGTCGCGACCACCGACGGCGGCGAGATCACCGCCGACCTGTGGTTCCGCTGCCACGGCGTGGACGTGAACGGCGACTGGCTCGACCCGGCCGTCGCGCCCCGGACGGCGGCCGGGCACGTCCGCGTCACGCCCGGCCTGAACGTCGAGGGCCACGACCACGTGTTCGCGCTCGGGGACCTCGCCGACGTCGCCGAGGCCAAGATGGCCGGGAACGCGATGCGGCACGCCGAGGTCGTCGCGGCCAACATCCGGGCGCGGCTCGCCGGCGCGGAACCGACGGCCGTCCACCGGCCCGCGCCGTTCCCGTCCGCGCTGGTGCCGCTCGGGCCGTCCGGCGGGGTCGGGCAGATCCCCGCGCCGTCCGGCGACGGCCCGATGGCGCTGCCCGCCGCGACCGTCGCCGAGTACAAGGGGCGCGACCTCATGGTCGGCCGCTTCGTCGAGCTGTTCGGGCGGGACGGCTAG
- a CDS encoding radical SAM protein has translation MTAESVVGGRKTLSIMPTFTCTAACADCGTLSSPRVRERISLDVILSAITQAHRLGFANVVFTGGEATLRWRDLLAGLSHARALGLPTRLVTNAHWAATPDRARDRLRRLKDAGLDEINYSTGDEHVRFVPVERVVHASVEAVRLGLPVVVMVELRRERAVTATTIREHPLVTALGADAALVRTHESAWMPLDPGETGDYPAGSTTDAATLPTRRGCDHVLQTYTVQADGRVGSCCGLGLRTIPELNTATAEGGDFLDRAVTAAEDDFLKLWLHYFGPERVLAWAAEKDPSIDWEGRYAHPCQACGRLYKDERVRTVLREHYAEMVAIVLQSAWLDDHYTPRMLAD, from the coding sequence ATGACCGCCGAGAGCGTCGTCGGCGGGCGCAAGACGCTGTCGATCATGCCGACGTTCACCTGCACGGCCGCCTGCGCCGACTGCGGGACGCTCAGCAGCCCGCGCGTGCGGGAGCGCATCTCACTCGACGTGATCCTGTCGGCGATCACGCAGGCGCACCGGCTCGGGTTCGCGAACGTCGTGTTCACCGGCGGCGAGGCGACGCTGCGGTGGCGCGACCTGCTCGCCGGGCTGTCCCACGCCCGCGCGCTCGGGCTGCCGACGCGGCTCGTCACCAACGCGCACTGGGCGGCGACGCCGGACCGGGCGCGCGACCGGCTGCGCCGGCTGAAGGACGCGGGCCTGGACGAGATCAACTACAGCACCGGCGACGAGCACGTCCGGTTCGTCCCGGTCGAGCGGGTCGTGCACGCGTCGGTCGAGGCGGTCCGGCTCGGTCTGCCGGTCGTCGTGATGGTCGAGTTGCGGCGGGAGCGCGCGGTGACCGCCACGACGATCCGGGAGCACCCGCTCGTCACGGCGCTCGGCGCCGACGCCGCGCTCGTCCGGACGCACGAGAGCGCCTGGATGCCCCTGGACCCCGGCGAGACGGGCGACTACCCCGCCGGATCCACCACCGATGCCGCCACGCTGCCCACCCGGCGCGGCTGCGACCACGTCCTCCAGACCTACACCGTCCAGGCCGACGGACGGGTCGGCTCCTGCTGCGGCCTCGGCCTGCGGACGATCCCCGAGCTGAACACCGCGACGGCCGAGGGCGGCGACTTCCTCGACCGGGCCGTCACCGCCGCCGAGGACGACTTCCTCAAGCTGTGGCTGCACTACTTCGGGCCCGAACGCGTGCTGGCGTGGGCGGCGGAGAAGGACCCGTCCATCGACTGGGAGGGCCGGTACGCGCATCCGTGCCAGGCGTGCGGGCGCCTCTACAAGGACGAGCGCGTCCGGACGGTGCTCCGCGAGCATTATGCGGAGATGGTGGCGATCGTCCTGCAAAGCGCCTGGCTGGACGACCACTACACCCCCCGGATGCTCGCGGACTGA
- a CDS encoding NUDIX hydrolase — protein sequence MSTATRMTSGILVSAIVRRDDDVLMVHERHPGRDRQWVLPGGMAEPGELVHDALVREVREETGLVVAGPAELAFVAQYTIGGEPGWNGEWTVFAFTTGPASGVLGAADPDGIVLEAAWVPADEAIARLSAHRFRPRRDPIVAYLRGETPPGTVWLWPSGPFRPAARIPAQPAPSGGVTE from the coding sequence ATGAGTACCGCTACGCGAATGACGTCCGGGATCCTGGTGTCCGCGATCGTCCGGCGGGACGACGACGTGCTCATGGTCCACGAACGGCATCCCGGCCGCGACCGGCAGTGGGTGCTGCCCGGCGGGATGGCCGAGCCGGGCGAACTCGTCCACGACGCGCTGGTCCGCGAGGTGCGCGAGGAGACCGGGCTGGTCGTCGCGGGGCCCGCCGAACTCGCGTTCGTCGCCCAGTACACGATCGGCGGGGAGCCCGGCTGGAACGGCGAATGGACGGTGTTCGCCTTCACCACCGGCCCGGCGTCCGGCGTCCTCGGCGCCGCGGACCCGGACGGGATCGTCCTCGAAGCGGCCTGGGTCCCGGCCGACGAGGCGATCGCCCGGCTGTCCGCGCACCGGTTCCGGCCCCGCCGCGACCCGATCGTGGCTTACCTGCGCGGCGAGACGCCGCCGGGGACCGTGTGGCTGTGGCCGTCCGGCCCGTTCCGCCCGGCCGCGCGGATCCCCGCTCAGCCGGCGCCGTCCGGCGGCGTCACCGAATAG